One stretch of Zingiber officinale cultivar Zhangliang chromosome 6B, Zo_v1.1, whole genome shotgun sequence DNA includes these proteins:
- the LOC121989460 gene encoding receptor-like cytoplasmic kinase 185: MGCFPCFESPKEEVVKKNPRKGGAEFKKESSAAPSSHLRISDKSKPRTDSDLTKEASISKEGSAEHIEVKLFTFREIAAAAKNFRQDCLLGEGGFGRVYKGRLETGQVVAVKQLDRNGLQGNREFLVEVLMLSLVHHDNLVNLIGYCADGDQRLLVYEFMPLGSLEDHLHDLPADKEPLDWNTRMKIAAGAAKGLEYLHDKASPPVIYRDFKSSNILLGEGYHPKLSDFGLAKLGPVGDKTHVSTRVMGTYGYCAPEYAMTGQLTVKSDVYSFGVVFLELITGRKAIDNTRPSGDQNLVAWARPLFKDRRKFPKMADPLLQGRYPTRGLYQALAVAAMCLQEQAATRPLIGDVVTALSYLASQSYDPYTANTQPSTPRSRAGSGNLNSPHRNSPDLRQKDPLKGANRSAKVGRDGSGSGSGRNWGLEELEAQESRMDSPVHVGRTRESLKNFNRDDHRERAVAEAKEWTENWREGQRKHQPGSFGSKHE, encoded by the exons ATGGGTTGTTTTCCGTGCTTTGAGTCGCCGAAGGAGGAGGTTGTGAAAAAGAATCCTAGGAAAGGTGGCGCGGAGTTCAAGAAGGAGTCTTCTGCTGCCCCTTCGTCGCATCTTCGCATTTCGG ACAAATCAAAACCAAGGACAGATTCAGACTTGACAAAGGAAGCATCAATTTCCAAAGAAGGCAGTGCTGAGCATATCGAAGTAAAGTTATTTACTTTCCGTGAGATTGCTGCTGCTGCTAAGAACTTCAGGCAAGATTGCCTCTTGGGCGAAGGGGGTTTTGGTCGTGTTTATAAAGGAAGGTTGGAAACTGGACAG GTTGTTGCTGTCAAACAACTTGACAGAAATGGTTTACAAGGGAACAGAGAGTTTCTCGTTGAAGTCCTTATGCTTAGTCTTGTACATCATGATAATCTTGTCAATCTGATTGGTTATTGTGCTGATGGGGATCAACGATTACTCGTCTATGAGTTTATGCCATTGGGATCTTTGGAAGATCATTTGCATG ATCTCCCAGCTGATAAGGAACCACTTGATTGGAATACCCGGATGAAGATAGCAGCTGGTGCAGCTAAAGGTTTGGAGTACTTGCACGATAAGGCAAGCCCTCCTGTTATTTATCGTGACTTCAAATCTTCGAACATCCTTCTTGGTGAAGGATATCATCCTAAGCTGTCAGATTTCGGGCTTGCAAAACTTGGTCCTGTTGGTGATAAAACACATGTCTCAACAAGGGTGATGGGAACATATGGTTACTGTGCTCCTGAGTATGCTATGACAGGGCAGCTAACTGTGAAATCTGATGTTTATAGTTTTGGTGTTGTCTTTCTGGAACTAATTACTGGACGGAAAGCGATCGATAACACTCGACCTTCTGGAGATCAAAATCTTGTAGCATGG GCTCGTCCATTATTTAAAGATCGTCGAAAGTTCCCTAAAATGGCTGACCCATTACTACAAGGCCGTTATCCAACAAGAGGCCTATATCAGGCACTGGCTGTTGCTGCCATGTGTTTGCAGGAACAAGCAGCTACTCGACCTCTCATAGGGGATGTCGTGACGGCACTTTCTTATTTAGCTTCTCAAAGCTACGATCCATATACAGCTAATACTCAGCCTTCGACCCCAAGGTCTAGAGCTGGGTCTGGCAACCTCAATTCTCCACATCGAAATTCTCCAGATCTTAGGCAAAAAGATCCACTCAAGGGAGCAAATAGAAGTGCAAAAGTGGGAAGGGATGGCTCTGGCAGTGGCTCTGGACGCAATTGGGGTTTGGAGGAATTGGAAGCCCAGGAATCTCGGATGGATAGCCCAGTTCATGTTGGTAGAACAAGAGAATCCCTGAAGAATTTCAACCGGGATGATCACAGGGAGCGAGCTGTTGCAGAAGCCAAAGAATGGACTGAAAATTGGAGAGAGGGGCAAAGGAAACATCAACCGGGTAGCTTCGGCAGCAAACATGAATAG
- the LOC121989462 gene encoding protein NETWORKED 3C-like, giving the protein MTVQTGQSYSWWFASQDRRQNSAQSSWLSMTLSELEEKTRQMLNLVEEDADSFAKRAEMYYKKRPQLVNMIEDFYRTHRSLAEQYDQLKSGSGVRRSISVVPSYFNRSLSQSMSGSETDELTKSSSDSFDSEDSEIDDPEEEIVAETKLRVMPDEESNGYSVKLKQELERLKEENAKLKVEIAGKNEEKREVIRQLALSMDILKEENVTLRKCIKDHQEERKGGFFELKKLTKGMLSGKLFHGKSKNQTTVVAL; this is encoded by the exons ATGACGGTGCAAACGGGCCAATCGTACTCATGGTGGTTTGCTAGCCAAGACAGGCGCCAAAATTCAGCACAATCTTCATGGCTGTCAATGACGCTTTCCG AATTGGAAGAGAAAACCAGGCAGATGCTGAACCTTGTAGAGGAAGATGCTGACTCATTTGCTAAGCGTGCCGAGATGTACTATAAGAAGAGGCCTCAGCTCGTGAACATGATCGAAGATTTCTACCGAACTCATCGCTCATTGGCTGAGCAATATGATCAACTGAAGTCCGGATCTGGAGTACGCCGTTCAATATCAGTTGTTCCATCCTACTTCAACCGAAGCTTGTCACAGAGTATGAGCGGCAGTGAAACAGACGAGTTAACCAAATCTTCATCAGATTCCTTTGATTCAGAAGACTCAGAAATTGATGATCCTGAAGAAGAAATTGTGGCAGAGACAAAGTTAAGAGTGATGCCAGATGAAGAGAGCAATGGCTATTCGGTGAAACTGAAACAAGAACTGGAAAGACTTAAAGAGGAGAATGCTAAACTAAAGGTTGAAATAGCagggaaaaatgaagagaaaagggAGGTCATCAGACAGCTTGCTTTATCTATGGATATCCTGAAGGAGGAGAATGTTACTTTGAGGAAATGCATCAAGGATCACCAGGAGGAGAGAAAGGGTGGCTTCTTTGAGCTTAAGAAACTGACCAAGGGTATGCTCTCTGGAAAGCTGTTTCATGGGAAATCAAAGAACCAAACTACAGTTGTAGCTTTGTAA
- the LOC121989461 gene encoding vesicle-associated protein 2-2-like isoform X2 produces MGVDQVLVGIQPQELKFTFERKKQSSCSVQLINNSGECIAFKVKTTSPKRYCVRPNTGIILPRSACDFTVTMQTLKEAPSDFQLKDKFLVQSTVVPYGTTDEDIVPSFFSKENGRYIQENKLRVVLVSPPTLPLPEPFNGTSIQKPVLKAFSQSAETYIASKGVSQHPPANEVSDSKNPSNSNKVSDLKKSSDSINDNVKHEPLHQNHKSNATHISSDQAFTEADNTPPLVAKDIEELKLKLGNLELKLNEAEKMIMNLTQESDAVLQDGKKLQQEIALLRTNCSARVRVGFPFLFVVYMTLAGLALGHLLHL; encoded by the exons ATGGGAGTGGATCAAGTGCTCGTGGGGATTCAACCTCAAGAACTTAAATTTACAT TTGAGCGGAAGAAACAAAGTTCATGTTCTGTCCAACTTATCAACAATTCAGGAGAATGCATCGCTTTCAAG GTTAAAACAACATCGCCTAAGCGATACTGTGTGCGACCCAATACAGGCATCATTCTACCCAGATCAGCATGTGACTTTACAG TTACCATGCAAACACTGAAGGAAGCTCCATCTGATTTTCAACTTAAAGATAAGTTTCTTGTCCAGAGCACAGTTGTTCCCTATGGCACAACGGATGAGGACATTGTGCCGAGTTTT TTCTCTAAAGAAAATGGTAGATACATTCAAGAGAACAAATTAAGAGTTGTTCTTGTCAGCCCTCCTACTCTTCCATTACCAGAACCATTTAATGGAACTTCCATACAAAAGCCAGTTTTAAAAGCATTCAGTCAGTCTGCTGAGACCTATATTGCTAGCAAAGGCGTTTCTCAACATCCACCAGCTAATGAAGTTTCTGATTCGAAAAAtccttctaactcaaataaagtTTCTGATTTGAAAAAGTCTTCTGACTCAATCAATGATAATGTGAAGCATGAGCCCCTTCATCAAAATCATAAGTCAAACGCGACACATATTTCAAGTGATCAAGCATTCACTGAAGCGGACAACACGCCTCCTCTT GTTGCCAAAGATATTGAGGAACTAAAGTTGAAGCTTGGCAATCTTGAATTGAAACTAAATGAG GCTGAGAAGATGATAATGAATTTGACACAAGAGAGTGATGCTGTCTTGCAGGACGGAAAGAAATTGCAACAAGAAATT GCTTTGCTGAGGACCAATTGTTCAGCTAGAGTGCGGGTTGGCTTCCCTTTTCTCTTTGTGGTTTACATGACACTCGCTGGTTTGGCACTAGGACATTTGTTGCACCTGTGA
- the LOC121989461 gene encoding vesicle-associated protein 1-3-like isoform X3 → MGVDQVLVGIQPQELKFTFERKKQSSCSVQLINNSGECIAFKVKTTSPKRYCVRPNTGIILPRSACDFTVTMQTLKEAPSDFQLKDKFLVQSTVVPYGTTDEDIVPSFFSKENGRYIQENKLRVVLVSPPTLPLPEPFNGTSIQKPVLKAFSQSAETYIASKGVSQHPPANEVSDSKNPSNSNKVSDLKKSSDSINDNVKHEPLHQNHKSNATHISSDQAFTEADNTPPLVVAKDIEELKLKLGNLELKLNEALLRTNCSARVRVGFPFLFVVYMTLAGLALGHLLHL, encoded by the exons ATGGGAGTGGATCAAGTGCTCGTGGGGATTCAACCTCAAGAACTTAAATTTACAT TTGAGCGGAAGAAACAAAGTTCATGTTCTGTCCAACTTATCAACAATTCAGGAGAATGCATCGCTTTCAAG GTTAAAACAACATCGCCTAAGCGATACTGTGTGCGACCCAATACAGGCATCATTCTACCCAGATCAGCATGTGACTTTACAG TTACCATGCAAACACTGAAGGAAGCTCCATCTGATTTTCAACTTAAAGATAAGTTTCTTGTCCAGAGCACAGTTGTTCCCTATGGCACAACGGATGAGGACATTGTGCCGAGTTTT TTCTCTAAAGAAAATGGTAGATACATTCAAGAGAACAAATTAAGAGTTGTTCTTGTCAGCCCTCCTACTCTTCCATTACCAGAACCATTTAATGGAACTTCCATACAAAAGCCAGTTTTAAAAGCATTCAGTCAGTCTGCTGAGACCTATATTGCTAGCAAAGGCGTTTCTCAACATCCACCAGCTAATGAAGTTTCTGATTCGAAAAAtccttctaactcaaataaagtTTCTGATTTGAAAAAGTCTTCTGACTCAATCAATGATAATGTGAAGCATGAGCCCCTTCATCAAAATCATAAGTCAAACGCGACACATATTTCAAGTGATCAAGCATTCACTGAAGCGGACAACACGCCTCCTCTTGTA GTTGCCAAAGATATTGAGGAACTAAAGTTGAAGCTTGGCAATCTTGAATTGAAACTAAATGAG GCTTTGCTGAGGACCAATTGTTCAGCTAGAGTGCGGGTTGGCTTCCCTTTTCTCTTTGTGGTTTACATGACACTCGCTGGTTTGGCACTAGGACATTTGTTGCACCTGTGA
- the LOC121989461 gene encoding vesicle-associated protein 2-2-like isoform X1, with translation MGVDQVLVGIQPQELKFTFERKKQSSCSVQLINNSGECIAFKVKTTSPKRYCVRPNTGIILPRSACDFTVTMQTLKEAPSDFQLKDKFLVQSTVVPYGTTDEDIVPSFFSKENGRYIQENKLRVVLVSPPTLPLPEPFNGTSIQKPVLKAFSQSAETYIASKGVSQHPPANEVSDSKNPSNSNKVSDLKKSSDSINDNVKHEPLHQNHKSNATHISSDQAFTEADNTPPLVVAKDIEELKLKLGNLELKLNEAEKMIMNLTQESDAVLQDGKKLQQEIALLRTNCSARVRVGFPFLFVVYMTLAGLALGHLLHL, from the exons ATGGGAGTGGATCAAGTGCTCGTGGGGATTCAACCTCAAGAACTTAAATTTACAT TTGAGCGGAAGAAACAAAGTTCATGTTCTGTCCAACTTATCAACAATTCAGGAGAATGCATCGCTTTCAAG GTTAAAACAACATCGCCTAAGCGATACTGTGTGCGACCCAATACAGGCATCATTCTACCCAGATCAGCATGTGACTTTACAG TTACCATGCAAACACTGAAGGAAGCTCCATCTGATTTTCAACTTAAAGATAAGTTTCTTGTCCAGAGCACAGTTGTTCCCTATGGCACAACGGATGAGGACATTGTGCCGAGTTTT TTCTCTAAAGAAAATGGTAGATACATTCAAGAGAACAAATTAAGAGTTGTTCTTGTCAGCCCTCCTACTCTTCCATTACCAGAACCATTTAATGGAACTTCCATACAAAAGCCAGTTTTAAAAGCATTCAGTCAGTCTGCTGAGACCTATATTGCTAGCAAAGGCGTTTCTCAACATCCACCAGCTAATGAAGTTTCTGATTCGAAAAAtccttctaactcaaataaagtTTCTGATTTGAAAAAGTCTTCTGACTCAATCAATGATAATGTGAAGCATGAGCCCCTTCATCAAAATCATAAGTCAAACGCGACACATATTTCAAGTGATCAAGCATTCACTGAAGCGGACAACACGCCTCCTCTTGTA GTTGCCAAAGATATTGAGGAACTAAAGTTGAAGCTTGGCAATCTTGAATTGAAACTAAATGAG GCTGAGAAGATGATAATGAATTTGACACAAGAGAGTGATGCTGTCTTGCAGGACGGAAAGAAATTGCAACAAGAAATT GCTTTGCTGAGGACCAATTGTTCAGCTAGAGTGCGGGTTGGCTTCCCTTTTCTCTTTGTGGTTTACATGACACTCGCTGGTTTGGCACTAGGACATTTGTTGCACCTGTGA